From Candidatus Vondammii sp. HM_W22, one genomic window encodes:
- a CDS encoding POTRA domain-containing protein has translation MNFKQILCCLLPFVFAPTHYAVAQTDIALQQQQQRQDDQRRRIERQQQQHQSIDTVPLPDVIPSLGGPCFDITAIEFDGADHLPSMSKQKLVAPFLNQCIDLDKINQLLRVVSEWYLDRGYVTSRACLCDRTGFDDRALIDHRHRRRY, from the coding sequence ATGAATTTTAAACAAATTTTATGCTGTCTACTACCCTTTGTTTTCGCTCCCACTCATTATGCCGTTGCTCAAACGGATATTGCGCTGCAACAGCAACAACAGCGCCAGGACGATCAGCGTCGCCGTATTGAGCGACAGCAACAACAGCATCAATCTATAGATACCGTCCCTCTGCCTGATGTAATTCCGTCATTGGGTGGGCCTTGTTTTGATATCACGGCCATTGAATTTGATGGTGCGGATCATCTTCCTTCCATGTCAAAACAAAAACTTGTTGCGCCTTTTCTCAATCAATGCATTGACCTCGATAAAATTAATCAATTGCTCAGGGTCGTTAGTGAGTGGTATCTCGACCGGGGTTATGTCACCAGTCGTGCCTGCCTATGTGACCGCACAGGATTTGACGACAGGGCGCTTATTGATCACCGTCATCGAAGGCGTTATTGA
- a CDS encoding DUF4372 domain-containing protein, with translation MSRHNTVLSQILKLLSRHEFSVLAKKHDGQRRCDAMNRWTQFVAMATVQLTGRASLRDIESWQAKSI, from the coding sequence TTGTCTCGTCATAACACTGTGCTCTCTCAAATCCTAAAACTGCTCTCTAGACATGAGTTTTCAGTACTTGCCAAGAAGCACGATGGACAGCGCCGCTGTGATGCGATGAATCGCTGGACGCAATTTGTTGCTATGGCCACAGTCCAGCTAACCGGACGCGCCAGTCTCCGTGATATTGAATCCTGGCAAGCCAAAAGCATTTGA
- a CDS encoding filamentous hemagglutinin N-terminal domain-containing protein has translation MQVEVKMKALKSPVTRNNYTGNEPTQSEMDTRLSTKLMACLLSFLLIYQPMLVSAQVIIADKQSQKNHSANGVPIINIATPSSKGVSHNKFQRFDVDQKGLILNNAGNITNTQLAGYIDANPNLQNGSSANLIINEVLGPDRSMLNGYTEVAGQAAGIVVANPNGISCNGCGFINTPRVSLATGKPTIQNGELTGLTVNGGDIITEGEGLNAGNISQFDIITRAVKVNADLHARDLNLILGSNQVNYASLEATAIHPDSDVEFALDSSVLGGMYTNAIRLVGTEAGVGVQMLGNVATNAGELHLSTDGKISINKVQSAGPITLHSVSSSIELNQDVRSNKTIDLQAKETITNKGLTTAADNITLRANTLNQQGSASGVTVEDGEYKVSRDGSLDLVLTGKLINSGRILSGGNIDI, from the coding sequence ATGCAGGTTGAGGTGAAAATGAAAGCATTGAAATCACCGGTTACGCGTAACAATTATACCGGAAACGAGCCGACACAAAGTGAGATGGATACACGTCTTAGTACAAAACTGATGGCCTGTCTGTTGTCCTTTTTGTTAATCTATCAGCCGATGCTAGTATCAGCGCAAGTTATTATCGCTGATAAACAGAGCCAGAAAAATCATTCCGCGAACGGTGTGCCCATTATCAATATCGCCACACCCTCATCAAAAGGTGTTTCGCACAATAAATTCCAACGATTTGATGTTGATCAGAAAGGGCTGATTTTAAACAATGCGGGAAATATCACCAATACTCAGCTGGCCGGTTATATTGATGCCAATCCCAATCTGCAAAATGGTTCGTCTGCCAATCTGATCATTAACGAGGTTCTCGGACCTGATCGTTCAATGCTTAACGGCTATACCGAAGTTGCGGGTCAGGCAGCAGGTATCGTGGTAGCGAATCCTAATGGTATCAGTTGTAACGGGTGTGGTTTTATCAATACGCCACGGGTTAGCTTGGCAACCGGTAAACCCACCATTCAAAATGGCGAATTGACAGGCTTAACTGTTAACGGTGGCGATATCATCACTGAGGGAGAAGGCCTTAACGCCGGTAATATCAGCCAGTTCGACATTATCACCCGCGCGGTAAAAGTGAACGCCGATCTCCACGCCCGGGACCTCAATCTGATCCTTGGTAGCAACCAAGTAAATTACGCTAGCCTGGAAGCGACTGCCATCCACCCAGACTCCGATGTGGAATTTGCCCTGGACTCCTCGGTTCTGGGTGGAATGTATACCAATGCGATTCGGCTTGTGGGTACCGAAGCGGGTGTCGGAGTGCAAATGCTGGGCAATGTCGCAACCAACGCGGGAGAGTTGCACCTCAGTACCGATGGCAAAATCAGTATCAACAAAGTACAGAGTGCGGGTCCCATAACACTGCACTCAGTTTCCAGTAGCATCGAATTGAACCAGGATGTCCGCAGCAATAAAACGATTGATTTACAAGCCAAAGAGACCATCACCAACAAAGGGTTAACCACTGCTGCCGACAATATCACTCTGCGGGCCAATACACTCAATCAACAAGGCAGCGCCTCCGGGGTTACGGTTGAAGACGGCGAATATAAAGTCAGCCGTGATGGCAGTCTCGACCTGGTGCTCACGGGAAAATTAATTAATAGCGGTCGTATCCTAAGCGGTGGTAATATAGACATTTAA
- a CDS encoding pyridoxal-phosphate dependent enzyme: MLEADVCVKHENHNPTGSFKIRGGVNLIGHLKSDGVKGVVTFSTGNHGISIATAAA; the protein is encoded by the coding sequence TTGCTGGAAGCTGATGTTTGTGTAAAGCATGAAAATCACAACCCCACTGGCAGTTTCAAGATACGGGGTGGCGTGAATCTGATAGGCCATCTTAAAAGTGATGGCGTCAAGGGGGTGGTGACTTTCTCTACCGGCAACCACGGCATTTCAATCGCCACTGCTGCCGCCTAG
- a CDS encoding ATP-binding response regulator → MKHLLVNLLGNAIKFTSEGGSIYLEISGRPEAGSVSLSINDTDIGIEKKQQEQLFAPFVQLDNEPTRRYSGTGLGLTLIRRMAELHGGSVSVESNPGKGSHFIVTLPWSVQNNNVPHPVTDLDPSIISEQEAFSPSGIKILLAEDDHANRIMLEEFLSLRGFDVITADNGRKAFDLAKSNCIPLINISAVLLKSNPPQINTGSAVTTYRSGPPGIIASNG, encoded by the coding sequence ATGAAACATCTGCTGGTAAATCTCCTTGGAAATGCCATCAAGTTTACCTCCGAGGGGGGCAGTATCTACCTGGAAATCAGTGGGCGCCCGGAAGCCGGGTCTGTCAGTCTCAGTATCAATGATACCGATATTGGCATTGAGAAAAAGCAGCAAGAGCAGCTTTTCGCCCCTTTCGTACAATTGGATAACGAACCCACCCGCCGCTACAGCGGTACCGGCCTTGGCCTGACCCTGATACGAAGAATGGCCGAACTTCATGGTGGCTCGGTGAGCGTCGAAAGCAATCCGGGTAAAGGGAGTCACTTTATCGTTACCCTACCCTGGAGTGTCCAGAACAATAACGTCCCTCATCCGGTAACAGACCTCGACCCGAGCATCATAAGTGAACAGGAGGCATTCTCACCCAGCGGCATCAAAATACTGCTGGCAGAAGACGATCATGCAAACAGGATAATGCTAGAAGAGTTTCTCAGCTTGCGGGGGTTTGATGTCATCACGGCAGATAACGGCCGCAAAGCGTTTGACCTGGCAAAGAGTAACTGCATACCTCTGATAAATATCTCCGCAGTGCTATTGAAAAGCAATCCACCTCAAATCAATACAGGCTCAGCCGTCACAACATATCGTTCAGGCCCTCCCGGGATAATCGCATCAAATGGGTAG
- a CDS encoding class GN sortase: protein MVPPWSWADTRPLARLRVERLGVDQIILSGASGRTLAFGPGHVDGTAAPGTQGNSVISGHRDTHFGFLQQMKDGDRIEVTVADGRVIHYAVVRRAVHHQRDVWLMEQTASRLTLITCYPFDAIIPGGPERYVVTAEPVLI from the coding sequence ATGGTTCCGCCATGGTCCTGGGCGGATACCCGGCCGTTGGCCAGGCTTCGTGTTGAACGCCTGGGGGTGGATCAGATCATCCTATCCGGCGCCAGTGGCCGGACACTGGCCTTCGGACCCGGGCATGTCGATGGAACGGCTGCACCGGGTACCCAGGGCAACAGTGTTATCAGTGGCCACCGGGACACCCATTTTGGCTTTTTGCAACAGATGAAAGATGGTGATCGGATTGAGGTGACGGTGGCGGACGGTCGGGTGATTCACTATGCAGTGGTCCGGCGGGCAGTGCATCATCAGCGTGATGTCTGGTTAATGGAGCAGACGGCTTCCCGGCTTACGCTGATTACCTGCTACCCATTTGATGCGATTATCCCGGGAGGGCCTGAACGATATGTTGTGACGGCTGAGCCTGTATTGATTTGA
- a CDS encoding YaiI/YqxD family protein, whose amino-acid sequence MHIWIDADACPNVIKEVLFRAADRVKVPLTLVANQPLRTPPSKYIDSIRVGAGFDIADNEIVRRVEPGDLVITADIPLAAEVIEADAHALNPRGEFYTKDNIQQCLTMRNFMDELRGSGVNTGGPPSLNQNNRQAFANQLDRFLAQHGN is encoded by the coding sequence ATGCATATCTGGATTGATGCCGATGCCTGCCCCAATGTTATTAAAGAGGTGTTGTTCCGTGCGGCTGACAGAGTTAAAGTTCCCCTGACGCTGGTGGCCAATCAGCCCTTGCGTACCCCTCCATCAAAATACATTGACTCTATTCGAGTCGGTGCCGGATTCGATATTGCCGATAATGAGATTGTCCGGCGGGTGGAGCCTGGTGATTTGGTGATTACTGCAGATATTCCACTGGCCGCAGAAGTGATTGAAGCGGATGCCCATGCACTTAATCCCAGAGGGGAGTTTTATACCAAAGATAATATCCAGCAATGCCTGACCATGCGTAATTTTATGGATGAACTGCGAGGCAGTGGCGTCAATACGGGCGGACCGCCCTCTTTGAATCAGAACAATCGGCAGGCTTTTGCCAATCAATTGGATCGTTTTCTGGCGCAACATGGCAACTGA
- a CDS encoding ShlB/FhaC/HecB family hemolysin secretion/activation protein, which yields MILDSRINTNTAFPQANGKLLNLRDIEQGLEQINRLQSNQATMDILPGKTPGASLVQIKSQTVRPWLISLSRDNSGQATTGELMNGLLIGIDNPLGLNDYSYLNIQKGNVSRSTGKASNSVFWHWDMPLGYWSMGLDISYFDYLSTVQSNVQQFETSGTSLSQSLFLSRVLYRDQDSKLKWRTRLQRKQNKNYIEDALLDSSRVLGIGNIGIEYKKYLPDQSQWKFDLDYYRGLNLFGAPKDEEQAAGSAKAQFDKYSARIDYQKTGDFKVTGNTPLTLKFHSILHAQYSSDRLFGSEQISIGSLYTVRGYKGSSISASSGAYWRNSLSLQWRPRWGGSLLQSIQPFVAFDAGMIRDRGKLYSQDTFAHLMGWAAGAQLSGKHYSINIAYARPHNPPDWLPVASEQWHFNLNINY from the coding sequence ATGATTCTAGATAGCCGAATCAATACCAATACAGCCTTTCCTCAGGCGAACGGTAAATTACTCAATCTGCGGGATATCGAACAAGGCCTGGAACAAATCAATCGATTGCAGTCGAACCAGGCCACGATGGATATATTGCCCGGAAAAACACCGGGAGCCTCTCTTGTACAGATTAAATCGCAAACAGTCCGTCCCTGGCTTATATCACTATCCCGTGATAATAGCGGCCAGGCAACGACAGGTGAGCTGATGAATGGCCTGTTAATAGGGATTGACAATCCACTTGGGTTAAATGATTACAGCTATCTGAATATCCAGAAAGGCAATGTTTCCCGCAGTACCGGTAAAGCCAGTAACAGTGTCTTCTGGCATTGGGATATGCCCCTGGGTTATTGGAGTATGGGCCTGGATATCAGTTATTTTGATTATCTTTCCACCGTTCAAAGCAACGTCCAACAGTTTGAAACCTCTGGTACAAGTTTAAGCCAAAGCCTATTTTTATCCCGTGTTTTGTATCGTGATCAAGACAGCAAATTGAAATGGCGTACCCGTCTTCAGCGAAAACAAAACAAGAATTATATCGAAGATGCGTTGCTGGATAGCAGTCGGGTACTGGGTATTGGAAATATTGGCATTGAATATAAAAAATATTTACCGGATCAAAGCCAATGGAAATTTGACCTGGACTATTATCGTGGTTTGAATCTATTTGGTGCGCCAAAAGATGAAGAGCAGGCTGCAGGTAGTGCCAAGGCACAATTCGATAAATACAGTGCACGCATAGACTACCAAAAGACAGGCGATTTTAAGGTGACTGGAAATACACCCTTGACATTGAAATTTCATAGTATCTTACATGCCCAATACAGCAGTGATCGTCTGTTTGGTTCTGAGCAAATCAGTATCGGGAGTTTGTATACAGTACGGGGTTATAAGGGGAGCAGCATTTCGGCCTCCAGCGGGGCCTATTGGCGCAACAGCCTGAGCCTGCAATGGAGGCCTCGATGGGGAGGCAGCCTGCTGCAAAGTATTCAGCCTTTTGTCGCCTTTGATGCAGGTATGATTCGGGACCGTGGAAAACTATACAGCCAAGACACCTTTGCACATCTGATGGGATGGGCCGCAGGGGCCCAACTGTCTGGCAAACATTACAGTATCAATATTGCCTACGCACGGCCCCACAATCCACCAGACTGGTTGCCTGTCGCTTCGGAGCAATGGCATTTCAATCTAAACATCAATTACTAA
- a CDS encoding RHS repeat domain-containing protein encodes MGNRTVHTQNNNRVTHQYNNRNQHIASDAGVTLSYNANGHTASKTDNGNTTEYRYNHEERLIEVKENGNSKGEYAYNPYGQRIKKTVNGETTWYLYTDQGLAAEYTDSGELIKEYHYNPEASWMTEPLFQRTADDRVYYYQNDHLGTPQKMVTRSGGVVWSARYQAFGEVDILVEEVGNNLRFPGQYFDGETGLYYNYFRTYDPSTGSYITSDPIGLNGGLNTYGYVEGNPVKYIDPLGLDVNVCVYPNGAHGFSHIGFGFPGESGTQGFYPRDGGMVGPGDVKPDEGESQCETIEATPEEDDCMMRCRLQRTARPGRYNILTRQCTSFVRDCLKECVLPSGSGREPHPLTWFRDLMRGVR; translated from the coding sequence GTGGGCAACCGCACCGTGCATACCCAAAACAACAACCGCGTCACCCACCAATACAACAACCGCAACCAGCACATCGCCAGCGATGCCGGCGTCACCCTCAGCTACAACGCCAACGGACACACCGCGAGCAAAACAGACAACGGAAACACCACCGAATATCGCTACAACCACGAAGAAAGGCTTATAGAAGTCAAAGAAAACGGCAACAGCAAAGGAGAATACGCCTACAACCCCTACGGCCAGCGGATCAAAAAAACCGTCAACGGCGAAACCACCTGGTACCTCTACACCGACCAGGGCCTGGCAGCGGAATACACCGACAGCGGCGAGCTGATCAAAGAGTACCACTACAACCCCGAAGCCAGCTGGATGACCGAACCCCTGTTCCAGCGTACCGCCGACGATCGGGTATACTATTACCAGAACGACCATCTGGGCACGCCGCAGAAGATGGTTACCCGCTCCGGCGGCGTGGTCTGGAGTGCCCGATATCAGGCGTTTGGGGAGGTGGATATCCTCGTTGAGGAGGTGGGGAATAATCTGAGGTTTCCGGGGCAGTATTTTGATGGGGAGACGGGGCTGTATTACAACTACTTCAGAACTTATGATCCGAGTACAGGGAGTTACATCACCAGTGACCCTATAGGGCTGAATGGTGGACTAAATACTTATGGGTATGTTGAAGGAAACCCTGTTAAGTATATTGATCCATTGGGGCTTGATGTAAATGTTTGTGTATACCCTAACGGTGCCCACGGATTTAGCCATATAGGATTTGGCTTTCCAGGTGAATCAGGCACCCAAGGCTTTTATCCTAGAGACGGAGGCATGGTTGGCCCAGGTGATGTCAAGCCTGATGAGGGAGAGAGTCAATGCGAAACTATCGAGGCTACCCCAGAAGAAGATGATTGTATGATGCGTTGTCGGCTACAGCGTACTGCCAGACCCGGTCGTTACAATATACTTACTCGCCAGTGCACTTCTTTTGTAAGAGATTGCTTGAAAGAATGTGTTTTACCATCCGGTTCTGGGCGTGAGCCCCACCCGCTAACCTGGTTTAGAGACTTAATGCGAGGAGTTCGCTAA
- a CDS encoding pyridoxal-phosphate dependent enzyme, giving the protein MKPVLGWLIEAGRSFEEALRRVEVLCQEEPYCAHPANEPHLINGVGTEFLEIQQSWPDLEAIFMPIGADSEVAAAVTALKPTNPGVEIFALQAESSPAAYLSWRGGGIKTAANETFAGGAHGNPL; this is encoded by the coding sequence GTGAAACCGGTGCTAGGCTGGCTGATCGAAGCAGGTCGAAGTTTTGAAGAGGCATTGCGGCGTGTAGAGGTTCTCTGCCAGGAGGAGCCCTACTGTGCTCATCCTGCCAATGAACCCCATCTGATCAATGGTGTTGGAACGGAATTTCTGGAAATCCAACAGTCATGGCCCGACCTGGAGGCAATATTTATGCCCATTGGTGCCGACAGTGAAGTGGCGGCTGCGGTCACCGCGCTGAAACCAACTAACCCCGGTGTTGAAATTTTTGCCCTGCAGGCCGAATCCTCGCCAGCGGCCTATCTCTCCTGGCGTGGTGGCGGGATTAAAACAGCAGCCAATGAGACTTTTGCCGGGGGGGCCCACGGGAACCCCCTATGA
- a CDS encoding DUF637 domain-containing protein, with translation MVNNQPGHPYLVETNPEFTKYTNFISSDYFLDKVGLKPEQTAKRLGDGFYENRLIRDAIFEATGRRYLAGQTNDQEQFRFLMDNAIASQQELGLSAGITLSPEQVARLTHDIVWMVEQEVQGQKVLVPVYYAAALKADDISPGGSLLIASELSISADEMTNTGSIEAENDLNIRSAGDLLNRGGLRGKNLSIVAENTIRNTGGHIISSGDVLLVARTGNIELERQVKQITYQRNSDSIVTLIGNASKLKADGKITLQAEKEIRISASDIEAGDDLIATAGCDIRIETVENKWHRHLESKHFQDIDTVITHKKSSLTAGGDVTLNAGQDIAVIGSDIAAEGDVALSAEGDTTIESVEDSEYHYQYTKKNFGRSKTTILEQSRVRNVASTLQAGGDVLVNVDKTDAGLVLNTAKNVSIIGSNIKARQDILVYAGDRLEAASGTDFDDYHYELTKKGLGGLTGSSHKQTRSQQRRQSAKIASGDDINLTAGNHIVLIAPNLSAKNDIAINAQAGNVYLGTAKDTDYADEEYDRTGAFSWETGSEGHLDETVRHTEMTAGGDIRIDAGNGVIVEYKQQDSLAESISNLSQLPELAWMGELQQREDINWQAIEEAHDAWQQHESGMGGPGFMLIAIAIATGGAGAGLLGLSQGAAAGTLTAVEAAQIAVVDALINKAAVSLIINRGDIGAVFKDLTSKEGLLSLATAGITAGMTNSLYGQLGIPQTAKLSTLTTEQLVKRSLVDAAVKTGVNAAVYGKSSFKENLQYSAVNAIGAKLAREIGGARDSGGINYAVHKIAHAVLGCAVGAGTGGECAGGAIGAVAGEIAGEAYLSSWLEDKLNDPRTATLSPEALQLEIHNLQSRGVDIARLAGGLAAFAAGEDLNSAVDAAGNAVENNVLCGGLCLGALALLAGAIYSADQGDGDLLAGLEKIGTGEDDLGRAINSGVTKAVELSYQQFPEATIATLDVLSAVGEGITATVTWLDDSTGNEVSAQWHKLDEKTRNQIVGGGKILALVIPEVSVAKLVQLKRLAGKTRGKGTGKNVEAPGGGCPQEGIAG, from the coding sequence GTGGTCAACAACCAACCAGGCCATCCCTATCTGGTAGAGACCAATCCGGAATTCACAAAGTACACAAACTTCATCAGCTCTGACTATTTCCTTGACAAAGTAGGGCTGAAGCCTGAACAGACAGCCAAACGTCTGGGGGATGGTTTCTATGAAAATCGATTGATCCGGGATGCCATTTTTGAAGCAACCGGCAGACGTTATCTGGCCGGCCAGACCAATGATCAGGAACAATTCCGCTTCCTGATGGATAACGCCATAGCATCACAACAAGAACTTGGCTTAAGTGCCGGAATTACACTGAGTCCTGAGCAAGTGGCACGTCTGACACACGACATAGTCTGGATGGTTGAGCAGGAAGTGCAAGGGCAAAAAGTATTAGTGCCGGTATATTATGCCGCTGCTCTCAAAGCGGATGATATCAGCCCTGGCGGATCGCTGCTGATAGCGTCAGAACTATCGATTTCCGCTGACGAGATGACCAACACAGGAAGCATTGAAGCTGAAAATGACCTGAACATACGCAGTGCCGGCGATTTGCTCAATCGGGGTGGTTTGAGGGGTAAAAATCTGAGCATTGTGGCTGAAAATACTATCCGTAATACCGGTGGACATATCATCAGCAGTGGTGACGTGCTACTGGTTGCCAGAACAGGCAATATAGAACTGGAACGACAAGTTAAACAAATCACCTATCAGCGGAATAGCGACAGTATCGTCACTCTAATAGGCAATGCATCCAAGCTTAAGGCTGATGGCAAGATAACACTGCAAGCAGAAAAAGAGATACGCATATCAGCCAGCGATATCGAAGCCGGTGATGACCTGATTGCTACTGCGGGTTGTGATATCCGCATTGAAACTGTAGAAAACAAGTGGCATCGGCACCTGGAAAGTAAGCACTTTCAGGATATCGACACAGTGATAACGCACAAAAAATCCAGTCTCACTGCCGGTGGTGACGTCACTCTTAACGCGGGGCAGGATATTGCAGTTATTGGTAGCGATATCGCAGCCGAAGGTGATGTTGCGTTATCGGCCGAAGGTGATACCACCATTGAGTCAGTGGAGGATTCGGAATACCACTACCAGTACACTAAAAAGAACTTTGGGCGCAGTAAAACCACCATTCTGGAACAGTCACGGGTCAGAAACGTTGCTTCCACTCTACAAGCCGGCGGTGACGTACTTGTCAACGTTGATAAAACCGATGCCGGTCTGGTCCTCAATACAGCAAAAAACGTTAGTATCATCGGTAGTAACATCAAGGCCCGGCAGGATATTCTGGTTTATGCGGGAGACCGCCTGGAAGCGGCCTCCGGTACGGATTTCGACGACTACCACTACGAATTAACAAAAAAAGGGCTAGGTGGCCTGACGGGCAGCAGCCACAAACAGACCCGCAGTCAACAGCGCCGGCAAAGCGCCAAAATCGCCAGTGGAGACGACATCAATCTGACGGCGGGTAACCACATCGTCCTGATTGCCCCTAATCTCTCGGCAAAAAACGACATCGCCATCAATGCCCAGGCAGGCAACGTCTACCTTGGCACCGCCAAAGATACTGACTACGCCGACGAAGAATACGACAGAACCGGTGCCTTCAGCTGGGAAACCGGTAGCGAAGGCCATTTAGACGAAACCGTGCGTCATACCGAAATGACTGCCGGGGGTGATATCCGCATCGATGCAGGCAATGGGGTCATAGTCGAGTACAAACAACAAGATAGTCTGGCAGAGTCTATTTCCAACTTAAGCCAACTGCCCGAACTGGCCTGGATGGGAGAACTTCAGCAGCGAGAGGATATCAACTGGCAAGCGATAGAAGAGGCGCATGATGCCTGGCAGCAACATGAGTCAGGGATGGGTGGCCCCGGGTTCATGCTGATAGCCATCGCCATCGCCACCGGCGGAGCGGGCGCTGGACTATTAGGTCTGAGTCAAGGCGCTGCTGCCGGCACCCTGACAGCGGTGGAGGCCGCACAAATTGCCGTTGTGGATGCCTTGATCAACAAAGCGGCCGTCAGCCTGATTATCAACCGTGGTGATATCGGTGCGGTGTTTAAAGACCTTACTTCCAAAGAAGGTCTGTTGTCACTGGCGACAGCGGGTATTACGGCGGGGATGACCAATAGTCTGTATGGCCAGCTTGGTATCCCGCAAACGGCGAAACTCTCAACACTTACCACCGAACAGCTCGTCAAGCGAAGCCTGGTTGATGCGGCGGTTAAAACCGGTGTGAATGCAGCGGTATATGGAAAAAGCAGTTTCAAGGAAAACCTGCAATATTCAGCTGTGAATGCAATTGGAGCAAAACTGGCCAGAGAGATAGGAGGAGCAAGAGATTCAGGCGGTATCAACTATGCCGTTCATAAGATTGCGCATGCTGTATTGGGATGTGCCGTCGGGGCGGGTACCGGAGGGGAGTGTGCCGGCGGGGCGATTGGTGCTGTTGCCGGAGAAATAGCCGGAGAAGCGTATTTAAGTAGTTGGCTTGAAGACAAACTCAACGATCCACGTACCGCAACCCTTTCCCCGGAAGCATTGCAGTTAGAAATACATAATTTGCAAAGTCGTGGTGTGGATATTGCCAGACTAGCTGGAGGGTTGGCGGCATTTGCCGCCGGAGAAGACCTGAATAGTGCGGTTGACGCCGCAGGAAATGCGGTTGAAAACAACGTATTATGCGGCGGCTTGTGTTTGGGTGCACTTGCCTTGCTTGCGGGAGCAATCTATAGCGCAGATCAAGGTGATGGTGACCTGCTTGCCGGTTTGGAAAAAATCGGTACCGGTGAGGATGATTTAGGCCGAGCGATTAATTCAGGGGTCACAAAGGCCGTTGAGCTATCCTATCAACAGTTTCCGGAAGCCACGATAGCGACATTAGACGTGTTGAGTGCAGTAGGAGAAGGTATTACTGCCACGGTAACCTGGCTGGATGATTCCACGGGTAATGAAGTGAGTGCCCAATGGCATAAGCTAGATGAGAAAACACGGAATCAAATAGTTGGAGGGGGTAAGATACTCGCGTTGGTTATTCCGGAGGTTAGTGTTGCGAAACTAGTGCAGCTTAAGCGGCTTGCTGGTAAAACACGTGGTAAAGGGACTGGAAAAAATGTAGAGGCGCCGGGGGGGGGATGTCCCCAAGAAGGGATTGCCGGATAA
- a CDS encoding transposase → MEESDKPASEIALGLGIRRNQLYKWKEQLDSKGEQAFTGNRGRPKKESQSELITLQRENERLKKEEFEILKKAAVYFARELK, encoded by the coding sequence ATGGAAGAATCAGACAAACCTGCCTCAGAGATAGCGTTGGGACTTGGAATCCGAAGAAACCAACTTTACAAGTGGAAGGAGCAGTTGGATAGCAAAGGTGAACAGGCATTTACCGGTAATCGGGGTAGGCCAAAAAAAGAGAGCCAAAGTGAGCTTATCACGCTACAACGGGAAAACGAGCGGCTAAAAAAGGAGGAGTTTGAAATACTAAAAAAAGCCGCGGTGTATTTCGCGAGGGAGCTCAAGTGA